In Methanocaldococcus lauensis, a single genomic region encodes these proteins:
- a CDS encoding TIGR02253 family HAD-type hydrolase, with translation MIKGILFDLDDTLYNSSEFVEIARREAVKSMIDAGLNVSFDEAMNILNKIIEDKGSNYGKHFDDLVKSILGRYDPKIITTGIITYHNVKVALLRPYPHTIKTLIELKSMGLKLGVITDGLTIKQWEKLIRLGIHMFFDDVITSEEFGLGKPHLEFFKYGLNRMGLKPEETIYVGDRVDKDIKPAKELGMITVRILKGKYKDMKDEHSDYRINSLQELVDIVKKLKVKDVKKN, from the coding sequence ATGATAAAAGGTATATTATTTGATTTAGATGATACTCTATATAATTCTTCAGAATTTGTAGAAATTGCAAGAAGGGAGGCAGTTAAATCAATGATAGATGCTGGTTTAAATGTAAGTTTTGATGAGGCTATGAATATACTAAACAAAATTATTGAAGATAAGGGTTCAAACTATGGAAAGCACTTTGACGATTTAGTTAAGTCAATATTAGGAAGATATGACCCAAAAATAATAACTACTGGAATAATAACTTACCACAATGTTAAAGTGGCATTATTAAGACCTTATCCACATACTATAAAAACCTTGATAGAGCTTAAATCTATGGGTTTAAAGTTGGGGGTTATAACTGATGGACTAACTATAAAGCAGTGGGAAAAACTTATTAGATTAGGAATTCATATGTTTTTTGATGATGTTATTACATCAGAAGAGTTTGGCTTAGGAAAACCTCACTTAGAGTTTTTTAAATATGGTTTAAATAGGATGGGTTTAAAGCCTGAAGAAACAATATATGTTGGAGACAGAGTTGATAAAGATATAAAACCAGCAAAAGAGTTAGGAATGATAACAGTTAGGATATTAAAAGGTAAATATAAAGATATGAAAGATGAACATAGCGATTATAGAATAAACTCACTTCAAGAACTTGTAGATATTGTTAAAAAATTAAAAGTTAAAGATGTTAAAAAGAATTAG
- a CDS encoding energy-converting hydrogenase B subunit P, translating into MPKMVLLPKMTMALGGYIRETTFPYDDEDIKPFPYRNVIVGNPTDEPIKIEVPAYDEDWIERHRKLGLIVVPVTENDDFVGLFKLVKEKVKNSNKNTKRE; encoded by the coding sequence ATGCCAAAAATGGTTTTACTTCCAAAAATGACAATGGCTTTGGGAGGATATATTAGAGAAACTACATTTCCTTATGATGACGAAGATATAAAGCCATTTCCATATAGAAATGTTATAGTAGGAAATCCTACCGATGAACCTATAAAAATAGAAGTTCCCGCTTACGATGAAGATTGGATTGAAAGGCATAGAAAGTTAGGATTAATTGTAGTTCCTGTTACAGAAAATGATGATTTTGTTGGATTATTCAAATTAGTTAAAGAGAAAGTAAAAAATTCAAATAAAAATACAAAAAGGGAATAA
- a CDS encoding RNA chaperone Hfq, with amino-acid sequence MNKPAKKKANKIIPNFEYARKLRGKKVKIFLRNGEVLDANVTGISNYEIIVKVGDRNLLIFKHAIDYIEY; translated from the coding sequence ATGAATAAACCTGCAAAAAAGAAAGCAAATAAAATAATTCCAAACTTTGAATATGCAAGAAAATTAAGAGGGAAAAAAGTCAAGATATTCTTGAGAAACGGGGAAGTTTTAGATGCAAATGTTACAGGTATTTCGAACTATGAGATTATTGTAAAAGTAGGAGACAGAAACTTATTAATATTTAAGCACGCAATTGACTACATAGAATACTAA
- a CDS encoding RNA-binding protein, with amino-acid sequence MNVKRRYFLSKKDIKNLKKELNEFFENLDDIIPKKSKVEVVITDNFDIILVDREPIAFKKDNKIIPTIKLLLKFLPNKNLVVVDKGAIRFLIKGADVMAPGIVDSDENIKEGDFVFVVDEEHKKPICVGIALMDGKTMKESKEGRAVKNLHYVGDKIWKFMG; translated from the coding sequence TTGAATGTAAAGAGGAGGTATTTTTTAAGTAAAAAGGATATAAAAAACTTAAAAAAAGAGTTAAATGAATTTTTTGAAAATTTGGATGATATTATTCCAAAAAAAAGTAAAGTGGAGGTAGTTATAACAGACAATTTTGACATTATATTGGTAGATAGAGAACCAATCGCCTTTAAAAAAGATAATAAGATTATTCCTACAATTAAGTTGTTGTTAAAATTTCTACCTAACAAAAATTTAGTTGTAGTTGATAAAGGGGCAATAAGATTTTTAATAAAAGGGGCAGATGTAATGGCTCCAGGAATTGTTGATTCTGATGAAAATATTAAAGAAGGAGATTTTGTATTTGTTGTTGATGAAGAACACAAAAAGCCAATATGTGTAGGTATTGCTCTAATGGATGGAAAAACAATGAAAGAATCTAAGGAAGGAAGAGCTGTTAAGAATCTTCACTATGTAGGAGATAAGATATGGAAATTTATGGGATAA
- the cobS gene encoding adenosylcobinamide-GDP ribazoletransferase encodes MFKEFKALLSFFTRFPIYVEDFDFEKVASYFYFIVLIGYIFGIFSLFVGYIFSFFLPNLLTAILILFFIEYLNGFHHMDGLIDFGDGYMAVGDKKKKLMAMKDRYIGCGGVVFAIFINLMAIFSISYILEINILYLLVGEVCAKLGMLSCSTFGNPLIEGTGRYFVKKSDEKFLTVGIILSLPLILLFDGIHRKVVIIAILVSIITGLCMAKIAKKHFGGVNGDVLGASNEITRVVVLLIIIASIKAVSNP; translated from the coding sequence ATGTTTAAGGAGTTTAAGGCATTGTTGTCATTTTTTACAAGGTTTCCTATTTATGTGGAAGATTTTGATTTTGAGAAAGTTGCGAGTTATTTTTACTTTATAGTTTTAATTGGATACATATTTGGAATTTTTAGTTTGTTTGTTGGTTACATTTTTAGTTTTTTCCTACCTAATCTTTTAACAGCTATTTTAATTTTGTTTTTTATAGAATATTTAAATGGTTTTCATCACATGGATGGTTTAATTGATTTTGGAGACGGATATATGGCTGTTGGAGATAAAAAAAAGAAGTTAATGGCTATGAAAGATAGATATATTGGATGTGGAGGAGTAGTTTTTGCAATATTTATCAATTTGATGGCTATATTTTCTATATCTTACATTTTAGAAATTAATATATTGTATTTACTTGTTGGAGAGGTTTGTGCAAAATTGGGAATGCTCAGTTGTTCAACTTTTGGAAATCCTTTAATTGAAGGAACTGGAAGATACTTTGTAAAAAAAAGTGATGAAAAATTTTTAACAGTTGGAATTATTTTATCCTTACCTTTAATACTTCTATTTGATGGAATTCATAGAAAAGTTGTTATAATTGCTATATTAGTTTCTATAATTACTGGCTTGTGTATGGCTAAAATAGCTAAAAAGCATTTTGGAGGAGTAAATGGAGATGTATTAGGAGCTTCAAATGAAATAACAAGGGTTGTTGTATTACTAATAATAATAGCATCAATTAAGGCTGTTTCCAACCCATAG